From Sphingomonas sp. PAMC26645:
TCATCTCGTTTATCTTCGAGGTGCGGATTTCGCTCCGCGCATTTCGTATTCGCCCAGAATTGCTGAGGCCCCTGCCATGACCGGCTCGATCGAGAAGCGCCTGTTGCAGGCCGTTATCGCGGTGGCGTGCCTGTTGCCGCTGATCGTCGGCGGCCAGGGTATCCTGCACGGCCCTGCGCCGTTCGGGCATCTCGCCGATGTGCCGAGGGATCTCGACAGCCATTTCCGGTATATCTCGGGGATATTCTTCGCGACAGGTCTCGGGTTCGTCAGTTGCATTCCGGATATCGAGCGCAAGGGGCCGCGGTTCCGGCTGCTCGGCGGGCTGATCTTCGTCGGGGGCGTGTCGCGGCTGATATCGTTGATCGCGGTCGGCGTGCCGTCGCAGGGCCATGTGCTCGGGCTGGGCATGGAGACGATCGTCGTGCCGTTGCTAATGCTGTGGCAATGGAATTTCGAGCGGCGGAATTTCGCGCGGCGGACCGGATTGCGCGCGTGATCTGAACGATGATCGACAGCGTGCGTTAGGGCGACATCCAATCCCATGCAGACAGGAACGCCGTGACGAGACTATTGAAGATCGTCGGCGGTGCGATCCTGTTGCTGATCGTGATCGGTGCGCTGGTTGTGACGATCGTGCCGCAATTTCTCGACCGAATCTATTATCGTGGGGCGACGTCGAGCCATTTCGACGGTGCGCGGTTCTCCAATCCCGATGGCGACGCGGATACCCGGCAAATTCAGCCCAAGGGCAGTG
This genomic window contains:
- a CDS encoding DUF4345 domain-containing protein — encoded protein: MTGSIEKRLLQAVIAVACLLPLIVGGQGILHGPAPFGHLADVPRDLDSHFRYISGIFFATGLGFVSCIPDIERKGPRFRLLGGLIFVGGVSRLISLIAVGVPSQGHVLGLGMETIVVPLLMLWQWNFERRNFARRTGLRA